A part of Onthophagus taurus isolate NC chromosome 7, IU_Otau_3.0, whole genome shotgun sequence genomic DNA contains:
- the LOC111413189 gene encoding rhophilin-2 isoform X3: MMLKWVPGVKYSSELIAIPGSDPRIATCRAKLQNKRSKLNQEINKELRLRAGAENLFKATTNRKLKETVALELSFVNSNLQLLKEQLAELNSSVELYQHDNTNDVMPMIPLGLKETKEIDFRDSFKDFILEHYSEDASQYEDAIADFMDTRQAMRTPLRDSAGIGLLFRYYNQLYFVERRFFSPDRSLGIYFEWFDSLTGVPSCQRTVAFEKACVLFNIGAVYTQIGAKQDRTTAKGLDAAVDSFLRAAGTFRYINENFTNAPSMDLGPDMLEMLIQLMLTQARECLLEKLDLQSQEKRSIDICFDLAQEAQHLSDCYNHVHKLIAHPSVKDYVPYSWTAVVQVKREFYGAMAHFHAAKGILDKEAANMSAATKEVMEYLHVESASTQLDIRIPKDDAERKLLGKAHLREALLLHEECQRLHRMCRELKGKHALINVLRTAHRNILHSYTSQEHENDFREILDPPEIQAATKFQLSLTSPDFTQHRVNDLFKNLGPIAIFSAKRHWTAPRLIQLYRGRVTEGFGFSVRGDAPVIVAIVETNSLAEYGGVKEGDFIVAIGDVDVKWSCHDEVVALIKNHGDTLSLKLVTPMDRNYLKPSKTTKSTVSTHSSSSGVSSEMSSPSGSIAQHNHHNKRLSWNPFKRNSSRNAKDMYDNIIFR; the protein is encoded by the exons ATGATGCTAAAGTGGGTTCCTGGAGTCAAATATAGTTCCGAATTAATTGCTATTCcg GGCTCTGACCCGCGCATAGCGACATGCCGTGCGAAACTCCAGAACAAACGTTCGAAACTCAACCAGGAAATCAACAAGGAACTACGCCTTAGAGCCGGTGCAGAGAACTTATTTAAAGCGACCACGAATCGAAAGCTAAAAGAAACCGTCGCCCTCGAGTTAAGTTTCGTTAATTCGAACCTTCAACTACTCAAAGAACAACTCGCCGAACTCAATTCTTCGGTCGAACTGTACCAACACGACAA TACAAACGATGTTATGCCTATGATACCATTAGGACTTAAAGAAACAAAGGAAATCGATTTTAGGGATTCGttcaaagattttattttagaacatTACAGCGAAGACGCTTCTCAATATGAAGACGCAATAGCTGATTTTATGGACACAAGACAA gCAATGAGGACTCCATTGCGTGATAGTGCCGGAATCGGTCTTCTCTTCAGATACTACAACCAGTTGTATTTCGTGGAAAGAAGATTTTTCTCGCCGGATCGATCTTTGGGAATTTACTTCGAATGGTTCGATTCCTTAACCGGAGTACCGTCATGCCAACGAACCGTCGCCTTCGAAAAAGCATGCGTCCTCTTTAACATCGGCGCGGTTTACACGCAAATAGGCGCCAAACAAGATCGTACCACAGCAAAGGGACTCGATGCCGCCGTTGATAGTTTCTTAAGAGCCGCTGGAACATTTAGATATATCAACGAAAACTTTACGAATGCTCCTTCTATGGATTTAGGGCCCGATATGCTAGAAATGCTTATACAACTCATGTTG acTCAAGCAAGAGAATGTTTATTAGAAAAACTCGACCTTCAATCACAAGAAAAACGTTCAATTGATATTTGTTTCGATTTGGCACAAGAAGCTCAACATCTCTCAGATTGTTATAATCACGTTCATAAACTTATCGCGCATCCATCGGTAAAAGATTACGTTCCATACAGTTGGACGGCCGTTGTTCAAGTGAAACGTGAGTTTTACGGCGCGATGGCCCATTTTCACGCTGCCAAAGGTATTCTGGACAAAGAAGCGGCGAATATGTCGGCTGCAACTAAAGAGGTCATGGAATATCTGCATGTAGAAAGCGCTTCTACACAACTTGACATCAGAATACCAAAAGACGATGCTGAAAGAAAGTTATTag gAAAAGCCCATTTAAGAGAAGCTTTACTTCTTCATGAAGAATGCCAAAGACTTCACAGAATGTGTAGAGAATTAAAAGGCAAACATGCTTTAATAAACGTTCTTAGGACGGCCCATCGAAATATATTACATTCTTATACATCACAAGAACACGAAAATGATTTTCGAGAAATTTTAGATCCACCTGAAATTCAAGCTGCCACAAAATTTCAGCTATCTCTTACCTCACCAGACTTTACACAACACCGAGTAAAtgatttgttcaaaaatttaGGACCAATCGCAATATTTTCAGCTAAGAGACACTGGACGGCACCGAGATTAATCCAATTATATCGAGGAAGAGTTACCGAAGGATTTGGATTTTCTGTTAGAGGAGATGCTCCAGTTATTGTCGCGATTGTTGAAACAAATTCTTTAGCAGag tatGGTGGTGTTAAAGAAGGTGATTTCATAGTGGCTATTGGAGATGTAGATGTAAAATGGTCGTGTCACGATGAAGTAGTGGCTCTTATTAAAAATCACGGGGATACGTTAAGTTTAAAATTGGTTACACCAATGGATAGGAATTATTTGAAG CCttctaaaacaacaaaaagtaCGGTATCGACTCATAGTAGCAGTTCAGGTGTGTCTAGTGAAATGTCGAGTCCTTCGGGTTCAATTGCTCAACATAATCATCACAATAAGAGACTGTCTTGGAATCCGTTTAAAAGGAACTCATCGCGAAACGCTAAAGATATGTAcgataatattatatttagatag
- the LOC111413189 gene encoding rhophilin-2 isoform X4: MLKWVPRLNPISEFLLDSGSDPRIATCRAKLQNKRSKLNQEINKELRLRAGAENLFKATTNRKLKETVALELSFVNSNLQLLKEQLAELNSSVELYQHDNTNDVMPMIPLGLKETKEIDFRDSFKDFILEHYSEDASQYEDAIADFMDTRQAMRTPLRDSAGIGLLFRYYNQLYFVERRFFSPDRSLGIYFEWFDSLTGVPSCQRTVAFEKACVLFNIGAVYTQIGAKQDRTTAKGLDAAVDSFLRAAGTFRYINENFTNAPSMDLGPDMLEMLIQLMLTQARECLLEKLDLQSQEKRSIDICFDLAQEAQHLSDCYNHVHKLIAHPSVKDYVPYSWTAVVQVKREFYGAMAHFHAAKGILDKEAANMSAATKEVMEYLHVESASTQLDIRIPKDDAERKLLGKAHLREALLLHEECQRLHRMCRELKGKHALINVLRTAHRNILHSYTSQEHENDFREILDPPEIQAATKFQLSLTSPDFTQHRVNDLFKNLGPIAIFSAKRHWTAPRLIQLYRGRVTEGFGFSVRGDAPVIVAIVETNSLAEYGGVKEGDFIVAIGDVDVKWSCHDEVVALIKNHGDTLSLKLVTPMDRNYLKPSKTTKSTVSTHSSSSGVSSEMSSPSGSIAQHNHHNKRLSWNPFKRNSSRNAKDMYDNIIFR; encoded by the exons atgttaaagtgGGTACCCAGATTAAATCCTATTTCTGAATTTCTTCTCGATTCg GGCTCTGACCCGCGCATAGCGACATGCCGTGCGAAACTCCAGAACAAACGTTCGAAACTCAACCAGGAAATCAACAAGGAACTACGCCTTAGAGCCGGTGCAGAGAACTTATTTAAAGCGACCACGAATCGAAAGCTAAAAGAAACCGTCGCCCTCGAGTTAAGTTTCGTTAATTCGAACCTTCAACTACTCAAAGAACAACTCGCCGAACTCAATTCTTCGGTCGAACTGTACCAACACGACAA TACAAACGATGTTATGCCTATGATACCATTAGGACTTAAAGAAACAAAGGAAATCGATTTTAGGGATTCGttcaaagattttattttagaacatTACAGCGAAGACGCTTCTCAATATGAAGACGCAATAGCTGATTTTATGGACACAAGACAA gCAATGAGGACTCCATTGCGTGATAGTGCCGGAATCGGTCTTCTCTTCAGATACTACAACCAGTTGTATTTCGTGGAAAGAAGATTTTTCTCGCCGGATCGATCTTTGGGAATTTACTTCGAATGGTTCGATTCCTTAACCGGAGTACCGTCATGCCAACGAACCGTCGCCTTCGAAAAAGCATGCGTCCTCTTTAACATCGGCGCGGTTTACACGCAAATAGGCGCCAAACAAGATCGTACCACAGCAAAGGGACTCGATGCCGCCGTTGATAGTTTCTTAAGAGCCGCTGGAACATTTAGATATATCAACGAAAACTTTACGAATGCTCCTTCTATGGATTTAGGGCCCGATATGCTAGAAATGCTTATACAACTCATGTTG acTCAAGCAAGAGAATGTTTATTAGAAAAACTCGACCTTCAATCACAAGAAAAACGTTCAATTGATATTTGTTTCGATTTGGCACAAGAAGCTCAACATCTCTCAGATTGTTATAATCACGTTCATAAACTTATCGCGCATCCATCGGTAAAAGATTACGTTCCATACAGTTGGACGGCCGTTGTTCAAGTGAAACGTGAGTTTTACGGCGCGATGGCCCATTTTCACGCTGCCAAAGGTATTCTGGACAAAGAAGCGGCGAATATGTCGGCTGCAACTAAAGAGGTCATGGAATATCTGCATGTAGAAAGCGCTTCTACACAACTTGACATCAGAATACCAAAAGACGATGCTGAAAGAAAGTTATTag gAAAAGCCCATTTAAGAGAAGCTTTACTTCTTCATGAAGAATGCCAAAGACTTCACAGAATGTGTAGAGAATTAAAAGGCAAACATGCTTTAATAAACGTTCTTAGGACGGCCCATCGAAATATATTACATTCTTATACATCACAAGAACACGAAAATGATTTTCGAGAAATTTTAGATCCACCTGAAATTCAAGCTGCCACAAAATTTCAGCTATCTCTTACCTCACCAGACTTTACACAACACCGAGTAAAtgatttgttcaaaaatttaGGACCAATCGCAATATTTTCAGCTAAGAGACACTGGACGGCACCGAGATTAATCCAATTATATCGAGGAAGAGTTACCGAAGGATTTGGATTTTCTGTTAGAGGAGATGCTCCAGTTATTGTCGCGATTGTTGAAACAAATTCTTTAGCAGag tatGGTGGTGTTAAAGAAGGTGATTTCATAGTGGCTATTGGAGATGTAGATGTAAAATGGTCGTGTCACGATGAAGTAGTGGCTCTTATTAAAAATCACGGGGATACGTTAAGTTTAAAATTGGTTACACCAATGGATAGGAATTATTTGAAG CCttctaaaacaacaaaaagtaCGGTATCGACTCATAGTAGCAGTTCAGGTGTGTCTAGTGAAATGTCGAGTCCTTCGGGTTCAATTGCTCAACATAATCATCACAATAAGAGACTGTCTTGGAATCCGTTTAAAAGGAACTCATCGCGAAACGCTAAAGATATGTAcgataatattatatttagatag
- the LOC111413189 gene encoding rhophilin-2 isoform X1: protein MNKFCSFGMSEKLKENQTILMLPDISISQGSDPRIATCRAKLQNKRSKLNQEINKELRLRAGAENLFKATTNRKLKETVALELSFVNSNLQLLKEQLAELNSSVELYQHDNTNDVMPMIPLGLKETKEIDFRDSFKDFILEHYSEDASQYEDAIADFMDTRQAMRTPLRDSAGIGLLFRYYNQLYFVERRFFSPDRSLGIYFEWFDSLTGVPSCQRTVAFEKACVLFNIGAVYTQIGAKQDRTTAKGLDAAVDSFLRAAGTFRYINENFTNAPSMDLGPDMLEMLIQLMLTQARECLLEKLDLQSQEKRSIDICFDLAQEAQHLSDCYNHVHKLIAHPSVKDYVPYSWTAVVQVKREFYGAMAHFHAAKGILDKEAANMSAATKEVMEYLHVESASTQLDIRIPKDDAERKLLGKAHLREALLLHEECQRLHRMCRELKGKHALINVLRTAHRNILHSYTSQEHENDFREILDPPEIQAATKFQLSLTSPDFTQHRVNDLFKNLGPIAIFSAKRHWTAPRLIQLYRGRVTEGFGFSVRGDAPVIVAIVETNSLAEYGGVKEGDFIVAIGDVDVKWSCHDEVVALIKNHGDTLSLKLVTPMDRNYLKPSKTTKSTVSTHSSSSGVSSEMSSPSGSIAQHNHHNKRLSWNPFKRNSSRNAKDMYDNIIFR from the exons GGCTCTGACCCGCGCATAGCGACATGCCGTGCGAAACTCCAGAACAAACGTTCGAAACTCAACCAGGAAATCAACAAGGAACTACGCCTTAGAGCCGGTGCAGAGAACTTATTTAAAGCGACCACGAATCGAAAGCTAAAAGAAACCGTCGCCCTCGAGTTAAGTTTCGTTAATTCGAACCTTCAACTACTCAAAGAACAACTCGCCGAACTCAATTCTTCGGTCGAACTGTACCAACACGACAA TACAAACGATGTTATGCCTATGATACCATTAGGACTTAAAGAAACAAAGGAAATCGATTTTAGGGATTCGttcaaagattttattttagaacatTACAGCGAAGACGCTTCTCAATATGAAGACGCAATAGCTGATTTTATGGACACAAGACAA gCAATGAGGACTCCATTGCGTGATAGTGCCGGAATCGGTCTTCTCTTCAGATACTACAACCAGTTGTATTTCGTGGAAAGAAGATTTTTCTCGCCGGATCGATCTTTGGGAATTTACTTCGAATGGTTCGATTCCTTAACCGGAGTACCGTCATGCCAACGAACCGTCGCCTTCGAAAAAGCATGCGTCCTCTTTAACATCGGCGCGGTTTACACGCAAATAGGCGCCAAACAAGATCGTACCACAGCAAAGGGACTCGATGCCGCCGTTGATAGTTTCTTAAGAGCCGCTGGAACATTTAGATATATCAACGAAAACTTTACGAATGCTCCTTCTATGGATTTAGGGCCCGATATGCTAGAAATGCTTATACAACTCATGTTG acTCAAGCAAGAGAATGTTTATTAGAAAAACTCGACCTTCAATCACAAGAAAAACGTTCAATTGATATTTGTTTCGATTTGGCACAAGAAGCTCAACATCTCTCAGATTGTTATAATCACGTTCATAAACTTATCGCGCATCCATCGGTAAAAGATTACGTTCCATACAGTTGGACGGCCGTTGTTCAAGTGAAACGTGAGTTTTACGGCGCGATGGCCCATTTTCACGCTGCCAAAGGTATTCTGGACAAAGAAGCGGCGAATATGTCGGCTGCAACTAAAGAGGTCATGGAATATCTGCATGTAGAAAGCGCTTCTACACAACTTGACATCAGAATACCAAAAGACGATGCTGAAAGAAAGTTATTag gAAAAGCCCATTTAAGAGAAGCTTTACTTCTTCATGAAGAATGCCAAAGACTTCACAGAATGTGTAGAGAATTAAAAGGCAAACATGCTTTAATAAACGTTCTTAGGACGGCCCATCGAAATATATTACATTCTTATACATCACAAGAACACGAAAATGATTTTCGAGAAATTTTAGATCCACCTGAAATTCAAGCTGCCACAAAATTTCAGCTATCTCTTACCTCACCAGACTTTACACAACACCGAGTAAAtgatttgttcaaaaatttaGGACCAATCGCAATATTTTCAGCTAAGAGACACTGGACGGCACCGAGATTAATCCAATTATATCGAGGAAGAGTTACCGAAGGATTTGGATTTTCTGTTAGAGGAGATGCTCCAGTTATTGTCGCGATTGTTGAAACAAATTCTTTAGCAGag tatGGTGGTGTTAAAGAAGGTGATTTCATAGTGGCTATTGGAGATGTAGATGTAAAATGGTCGTGTCACGATGAAGTAGTGGCTCTTATTAAAAATCACGGGGATACGTTAAGTTTAAAATTGGTTACACCAATGGATAGGAATTATTTGAAG CCttctaaaacaacaaaaagtaCGGTATCGACTCATAGTAGCAGTTCAGGTGTGTCTAGTGAAATGTCGAGTCCTTCGGGTTCAATTGCTCAACATAATCATCACAATAAGAGACTGTCTTGGAATCCGTTTAAAAGGAACTCATCGCGAAACGCTAAAGATATGTAcgataatattatatttagatag
- the LOC111413189 gene encoding rhophilin-2 isoform X2 yields MGEESANDIVDGLDDLPKRPFVRGSDPRIATCRAKLQNKRSKLNQEINKELRLRAGAENLFKATTNRKLKETVALELSFVNSNLQLLKEQLAELNSSVELYQHDNTNDVMPMIPLGLKETKEIDFRDSFKDFILEHYSEDASQYEDAIADFMDTRQAMRTPLRDSAGIGLLFRYYNQLYFVERRFFSPDRSLGIYFEWFDSLTGVPSCQRTVAFEKACVLFNIGAVYTQIGAKQDRTTAKGLDAAVDSFLRAAGTFRYINENFTNAPSMDLGPDMLEMLIQLMLTQARECLLEKLDLQSQEKRSIDICFDLAQEAQHLSDCYNHVHKLIAHPSVKDYVPYSWTAVVQVKREFYGAMAHFHAAKGILDKEAANMSAATKEVMEYLHVESASTQLDIRIPKDDAERKLLGKAHLREALLLHEECQRLHRMCRELKGKHALINVLRTAHRNILHSYTSQEHENDFREILDPPEIQAATKFQLSLTSPDFTQHRVNDLFKNLGPIAIFSAKRHWTAPRLIQLYRGRVTEGFGFSVRGDAPVIVAIVETNSLAEYGGVKEGDFIVAIGDVDVKWSCHDEVVALIKNHGDTLSLKLVTPMDRNYLKPSKTTKSTVSTHSSSSGVSSEMSSPSGSIAQHNHHNKRLSWNPFKRNSSRNAKDMYDNIIFR; encoded by the exons GGCTCTGACCCGCGCATAGCGACATGCCGTGCGAAACTCCAGAACAAACGTTCGAAACTCAACCAGGAAATCAACAAGGAACTACGCCTTAGAGCCGGTGCAGAGAACTTATTTAAAGCGACCACGAATCGAAAGCTAAAAGAAACCGTCGCCCTCGAGTTAAGTTTCGTTAATTCGAACCTTCAACTACTCAAAGAACAACTCGCCGAACTCAATTCTTCGGTCGAACTGTACCAACACGACAA TACAAACGATGTTATGCCTATGATACCATTAGGACTTAAAGAAACAAAGGAAATCGATTTTAGGGATTCGttcaaagattttattttagaacatTACAGCGAAGACGCTTCTCAATATGAAGACGCAATAGCTGATTTTATGGACACAAGACAA gCAATGAGGACTCCATTGCGTGATAGTGCCGGAATCGGTCTTCTCTTCAGATACTACAACCAGTTGTATTTCGTGGAAAGAAGATTTTTCTCGCCGGATCGATCTTTGGGAATTTACTTCGAATGGTTCGATTCCTTAACCGGAGTACCGTCATGCCAACGAACCGTCGCCTTCGAAAAAGCATGCGTCCTCTTTAACATCGGCGCGGTTTACACGCAAATAGGCGCCAAACAAGATCGTACCACAGCAAAGGGACTCGATGCCGCCGTTGATAGTTTCTTAAGAGCCGCTGGAACATTTAGATATATCAACGAAAACTTTACGAATGCTCCTTCTATGGATTTAGGGCCCGATATGCTAGAAATGCTTATACAACTCATGTTG acTCAAGCAAGAGAATGTTTATTAGAAAAACTCGACCTTCAATCACAAGAAAAACGTTCAATTGATATTTGTTTCGATTTGGCACAAGAAGCTCAACATCTCTCAGATTGTTATAATCACGTTCATAAACTTATCGCGCATCCATCGGTAAAAGATTACGTTCCATACAGTTGGACGGCCGTTGTTCAAGTGAAACGTGAGTTTTACGGCGCGATGGCCCATTTTCACGCTGCCAAAGGTATTCTGGACAAAGAAGCGGCGAATATGTCGGCTGCAACTAAAGAGGTCATGGAATATCTGCATGTAGAAAGCGCTTCTACACAACTTGACATCAGAATACCAAAAGACGATGCTGAAAGAAAGTTATTag gAAAAGCCCATTTAAGAGAAGCTTTACTTCTTCATGAAGAATGCCAAAGACTTCACAGAATGTGTAGAGAATTAAAAGGCAAACATGCTTTAATAAACGTTCTTAGGACGGCCCATCGAAATATATTACATTCTTATACATCACAAGAACACGAAAATGATTTTCGAGAAATTTTAGATCCACCTGAAATTCAAGCTGCCACAAAATTTCAGCTATCTCTTACCTCACCAGACTTTACACAACACCGAGTAAAtgatttgttcaaaaatttaGGACCAATCGCAATATTTTCAGCTAAGAGACACTGGACGGCACCGAGATTAATCCAATTATATCGAGGAAGAGTTACCGAAGGATTTGGATTTTCTGTTAGAGGAGATGCTCCAGTTATTGTCGCGATTGTTGAAACAAATTCTTTAGCAGag tatGGTGGTGTTAAAGAAGGTGATTTCATAGTGGCTATTGGAGATGTAGATGTAAAATGGTCGTGTCACGATGAAGTAGTGGCTCTTATTAAAAATCACGGGGATACGTTAAGTTTAAAATTGGTTACACCAATGGATAGGAATTATTTGAAG CCttctaaaacaacaaaaagtaCGGTATCGACTCATAGTAGCAGTTCAGGTGTGTCTAGTGAAATGTCGAGTCCTTCGGGTTCAATTGCTCAACATAATCATCACAATAAGAGACTGTCTTGGAATCCGTTTAAAAGGAACTCATCGCGAAACGCTAAAGATATGTAcgataatattatatttagatag
- the LOC111421950 gene encoding piggyBac transposable element-derived protein 4-like, giving the protein MSGNDNLRDGLLDFLEEEPKESIDDSDISDEEEEIVQSEHDSDSKQSANETEEAHTRSGDFFLGRGKPKIIKKTSSASKSEVNQQDDESLKWYKNPNKRPSKIRGKNIVKVLPGLTTKTRNITDEISAFQAIITPNIINDIVRYTNKYIESKRNTISYSRERDCQNTTICEILALFGTLFLIGTKKGSHVNVMDLWNSDGTGIQILPAVMGSKQFLFLLRSLRFDDKSTRNERKKTDKLAPIRSILDSFVNNCKNSYNVSEYVTIDEMLHSFRGRCSFVQYIPSKPAKYGIKIFGMCDAKSFYTSNFEVYCRQQPNGIYKVSNSPIDIVKRLITPIENSGRNLTTDNWYSSLTLAKYLLEKKITFIGTLRKNKREIPPEFLPNKNRQPQSSLFGFQQDTALVSYVPRKNKAVILLSTMHDLPEVDEESHKPEIILSYNQTKGAVDTVDKMCAAYSISRVTRRWPLALFFTLLNIAGINSQILYFTKHSTGNQCRRRIFLSNLAIALMKEQLIMRAQIISLPKDIRAFLQISYMGAECGTSETQPTQSKKRGRCKLCTNTNTTQKCCTCKQFICKKHSKTMITCSTCEMHSDSDS; this is encoded by the coding sequence atGTCAGGAAATGATAATTTGAGAGATGGCTTGTTAGATTTTTTGGAAGAGGAACCTAAGGAAAGTATCGACGATAGCGATATATccgatgaagaagaagaaattgtgcAAAGTGAACATGATAGTGACTCAAAGCAGAGCGCCAATGAAACAGAGGAAGCACACACAAGAAGTGGTGACTTTTTTCTAGGAAGAGGAAAaccgaaaataataaaaaagacaaGTTCGGCGAGCAAGTCTGAGGTAAACCAACAAGATGACGAATCATTGAAATGGTATAAAAACCCTAATAAGCGACCTTCGAAAATTAGGGgtaaaaatatcgtaaaagtTCTACCTGGACTTACAACAAAAACACGGAACATTACCGACGAAATAAGTGCATTTCAAGCAATTATTACTCCAAACATAATCAACGATATTGTCCGatatacaaataaatacaTCGAATCCAAACGTAATACGATTTCATATTCGAGGGAACGAGACTGCCAAAATACAACAATTTGCGAAATATTAGCTTTATTTGGAACTCTTTTCTTGATTGGCACGAAGAAAGGATCTCATGTAAACGTGATGGATCTGTGGAATAGTGATGGCACCGGCATTCAAATTCTCCCAGCAGTAATGGGTTCCaagcaatttttatttctgttgagAAGTCTTCGTTTTGATGATAAATCAACAAGGAATGAAAGGAAGAAAACGGATAAGTTGGCTCCAATCAGATCAATCCTTGATTCCTTTGTCAATAATTGTAAAAACAGTTATAACGTTAGCGAATATGTAACCATTGACGAAATGTTGCACTCGTTTAGAGGTAGATGTAGTTTTGTGCAATATATACCAAGCAAACCTGCTAAATacggtataaaaatttttggcatGTGCGATGCCAAATCTTTTTATACCAGCAACTTTGAAGTTTATTGTAGGCAACAACCAAATGGAATTTATAAAGTTTCCAATTCACCCATCGACATTGTGAAACGGTTAATAACACCAATTGAAAATTCTGGTAGAAATCTAACGACGGACAATTGGTATAGTAGCTTAACCTTAGCTAAATATcttctagaaaaaaaaattacattcatCGGAACATTACGTAAAAACAAACGTGAAATTCCTCCGGAGTTTTTGCCAAATAAAAATCGTCAACCTCAATCATCTTTATTTGGCTTTCAACAAGATACTGCATTAGTCTCTTATGTCCCAAGAAAAAACAAAGCCGTTATATTATTATCAACGATGCACGACTTACCGGAAGTTGACGAAGAATCTCATAAAcccgaaataattttaagttataatcAAACAAAAGGAGCAGTAGATACGGTTGATAAGATGTGCGCTGCCTACTCTATTTCGAGGGTCACTAGACGATGGCCATTAGCCCTGTTTTTTACGCTGCTAAATATAGCGGGAATAAACTCgcaaatattgtattttacaAAACATTCTACGGGAAATCAGTGTCGTCGAAGAATTTTCTTAAGTAATTTAGCAATTGCTTTAATGAAAGAGCAACTAATTATGAGAGCTCAAATAATTTCGCTGCCAAAGGATATTCGAGCGTTTTTGCAAATATCCTACATGGGCGCTGAGTGCGGGACGTCGGAAACACAACCAACTCAATCTAAAAAACGAGGGAGGTGTAAATTGTGTACAAATACAAATACTACACAAAAATGTTGTACATGTAAGCAATTCATATGTAAAAAACACTCAAAAACTATGATAACTTGCTCGACTTGTGAAATGCATTCAGACTCTGACtcataa